The window AAAGAACTATTCATAAAAAAAGACCTCATCTCTGAAGTCTTTTATTTTTTTTAATTTTGTTTTTAATCATTTGGGATCAACTTACTATCGTACTGATCACTTCCAAGTGCCAATACAGGAATAAAGATAAATCCCAAAAAGAGAATCAGAATGGTATACAGAGGAGTCTCTTTGGAGAAACCTTTGGCTAGTCTGTCATATACAACCCAGCACGCATAGATATTTACCAATGGAATACAGAAAAGAATGATCCACCATATGGGTTTCTTCACGATTTCCAGCAACACTATTAAATTATAAATTGGGATAAAAGCAGCCCAGGCATCTTGTCTTCCTGCTTTCTGAAAGATTTTGTACATGCAATATCCATAGAAAATATAACATAGTAAGCTGATGAACATTGTTCCGATCCCTAATCCTGCAGCGGCTGCACCAGATACTGCATCTGTCCCATTATAAGGGTCTGTTTGTAAAAGAGTTAGCATATTATTGTTTTTTTGGTTTATCCAAATATAAAAAAAGCTTCTAAATAATTAGAAGCTTTTTTTATTATATTTTAAAAAACGTTATGCATCAATTTTTGCATATTTCGCATTTTTCTCGATAAACTCTCTTCTCGGTGGAACTTCATCTCCCATTAACATTGAGAAAACACTGTCTGCTTCCACTGCATTATCAATGGTTACCTGCTTCAGAATTCTGTGTTCAGGATTCAGGGTTGTTTCCCAAAGCTGTTCAGGGTTCATTTCCCCAAGACCTTTGTAACGTTGCACTTCTACTCCTTTCCCATCCGGAGACATCTCTAATGTAAACTCTTCACGTTCTTTTTCATTGTACGCATACACTTTTTTATTACCTCTCTTTAAAAGGTATAAAGGCGGCTGAGCAATATAGATATACCCGTTCTCAATAAGTTCCTTCATATATCTGAAGAAGAAGGTAAGAATAAGTGTAGAAATGTGAGATCCATCAATATCAGCATCGGTCATAATCACGATCTTATGATATCTTAGCTTAGCCATGTTCAATGCTTTGCTATCTTCTTCCGTACCTACAGAAACTCCAAGAGCGGTATAGATGTTTCTGATTTCCTCGTTGTCATATACTTTATGAAGCATAGATTTCTCTACGTTCAAAATCTTACCTCTCAGAGGAAGAATAGCCTGAAAGTGTCTGTCTCTTCCCTGTTTAGCCGTTCCACCTGCGGAATCTCCCTCTACAAGGAAAAGTTCGGATTCAGCCGGGTCTTTGGATGAACAGTCAGAAAGTTTCCCGGGAAGACCAGAACCTCCCATTGGAGATTTTCTCTGAACCATTTCACGGGCTTTTTTCGCAGCTTGTCTTGCCTTGGCAGCTAAAACAACTTTTTGAACGATTATCTTCGCTTCATTAGGGTTCTCTTCCAGGAAGTTCGTAAGCATTTCCCCTACAATCTTATCAACAGCACCAGAAACTTCAGAGTTTCCTAATTTTGTTTTGGTCTGCCCTTCAAACTGAGGTTCCATTACTTTTACAGAAATTACTGCTGTTAATCCTTCACGGAAGTCATCACCCGTAATTTCTACTTTTTCTTTTGCCGGAAGCCCCAATTCATCTGCATATTTCTTTAAAGTTCTTGTTAAAGCTCTTCTGAAACCTGCAAGGTGAGTACCTCCTTCGTGGGTATTAATATTGTTAACATAAGAGTGAAGATTTTCGTTGAATGACGTATTATAACGCATCGCCACTTCAACAGGAATATCGTCTCTTTCACCTTCCATGAAAATCACGTGCTCCATGATAGATTCACGGCTACCATCGATATAAGCAACAAATTCTTTCAATCCTCCTTCAGAATGAAAAATTTCTGAGCGGAAAGAACCATCTTCCAATTGTTCTCTTTCATCAGTAAGCGTAATCGTAATTCCTTTATTAAGGTAAGAAAGTTCTCTTAAACGGCTTGCTAATGTATCATAGTTGTAAATCAGTTCCGTAAAAATGGTATCATCCGGCTGGAAAAACTGCTTTGTCCCTCTTTTCTCACTATGTCCGATCTCTTCAACCTGAGTCTGTGCTTTTCCTTTAGAATAAATCTGTTGATAAACATTTCCGTCTCTGTAAACAGTAGTTACCATTTCGTTGGAAAGTGCATTCACACATGATACCCCAACTCCGTGAAGACCTCCTGAAACTTTGTAAGAGTCTTTATCAAACTTACCACCGGCTCCAATTTTTGTCATTACAACTTCAAGGGCTGATTTCTGCTCTTTTTCGTGGAAATCAACCGGGATACCTCTACCATTATCACTTACTTCAATTCCGTTTCCTTCCTTGATGCTAACGAAGATCGTGTCGCAGTATCCTGCCAATGCCTCGTCAATAGAGTTATCTACTACTTCATAAACCAAATGGTGAAGACCTCTTGTTCCTACGTCACCAATGTACATTGAAGGACGCATACGAACGTGCTCCATTCCTTCCAATGCCTGAATACTACTAGCTGTATATTGTTTTTGACTCATATTAAATATTAAAAATCTTGCTATATGCAAAGACTTACAAATATCGTGATTTTTTTCGAGGTATGAAAGTTAAAAAGTGTCAAAAAAATGTAGAGTTTTCTTATTGAAAACATAAGGAATAGGATACCAGGTCAAAGAATCAAAATTAAAATCTATTGGTGAAATACCAACTGTCGTAAATCATATTCAACATCAATAATTTATGCGTAAATTTATTTACTGAAAAGTTGATATTATGGATGATTTTATAGCAGCACGCGCTCAGATGGCACTCTCTCTGGGCTTTCATATCATATTCTCCTGTGTGGGTATGGTGATGCCTTTTCTGATGGCTTTTGCCCATTGGAAATACCTAAAGACCAATAATGAAGTATATAAAGGATTAACAAAAGCATGGAGCAAAGGGGTAGCTATCCTTTTTGCTACAGGAGCCGTTTCAGGAACAATGCTTTCTTTTGAACTGGGGCTTTTATGGCCCGGTTTTATGAAACATGCCGGTCCTATTTTCGGAATGCCGTTTTCACTTGAAGGAACAGCCTTTTTCATTGAGGCTATTGCCATCGGATTTTTTTTATATGGCTGGGAAAGATTCAACAAATGGTTTCACTGGTTTTGTGGATTTCTGGTTGGCGTAAGCGGACTGGCTTCCGGAATTCTTGTAGTAGCTGCCAACTCATGGATGAATTCTCCAACAGGTTTTGATTATATCAATGGACAGTATATTAATATAGATCCGATCAAAGCGATGTTCAATGATGCGTGGTTCCCCCAGGCTCTTCACATGACGGTTGCTGCATTTTGTGCGACAGGATTTGCGGTAGCCGGAGTTCATGCCTTTATGATCATGCGGAAAAGAAATATTGAATTTCATACCAAAGCGTTTAGAATTGCGGTAGGTTTTGCCCTTATCGGAGCATTCGGAGCACCTTTAAGTGGTGATATTGCGGCAAAATCAGTAGCAGAACGACAGCCTATTAAACTGGCGGCTATGGAAGCTCATTTTGAAACTGAAAAAGGGGCTTCTTTTATTGTCGGAGGAATTCCTGATGAAGAAAAAGAAGAAGTGAAATATGCTGTGAAAATTCCAAAGGTTTTAAGTTTTCTGGTGAGTAATGATTTCAATGCTGAAGTAAAGGGTCTTAAAGATTTCCCAAGAGATGAATGGCCACCGGTTGCAGTTGTTCACTATGCCTTTCAGATTATGATCTTTTTCGGGGTGGTAATGATTGGTATTGGAATCGTTTATTTATATTCTTTTTTCTTCAGAAAAGAATGGCTGAGTAAGCACTGGCTGTTAAAAACCTTCTTAATAGCAACCCCTTTTGGGTATATTGCTCTGGAAGCAGGATGGACAGTGACCGAAGTAGGAAGACAACCATGGATCATTTATGGAGTAATGAGAACTATAGATGCGGTAACCCCCATGCCTGGAATACAGTATTCATTCTATTTCTTTACTGCTATTTTCATATCATTATCATTGATTCTTGTTTTCCTTTTAAAGAGACAGATCCAAATGGTACCGAAACTTTATGATCCTACTGATTCTCAATTTAACGATAAAAACAAAAAATCATGATCTACGTTGTAATAGGTTTTCTCTGGCTTTCTATCTGTCTTTATATTATTTTGGGAGGAGCTGATTTCGGAGCTGGTATTGTAGAACTTTTCACCAATAAAAAAGCCAGACACAAGACTCATGAAATCATGTATGAGTCAATTGCTCCTGTATGGGAAGCAAATCATATGTGGCTGATTATTGCCATTGTAATTCTCTTTGTAGGATTTCCTGAAATTTATACCACCATGTCTACCTATCTTCATATTCCTTTGGTATTGATGCTTGTGGGTATTATTGCAAGAGGAACCGCATTTACCTTCAGACACTATGATGCTGTGAAAGATAACTGGCAGGTTTTATACACCCAGATTTTCTACTATGCAAGTCTGTTAACGCCGTTCTTTTTAGGATTAATAGCTGCTGCAACGGTTTCCCACTCTATCAATCCTGATGCGGTAAGTTTTGTAGATTTATATATTTTTAGCTGGCTGAACTGGTTTGGGGTTTCTGTGGGACTATTCACTGTTGCATTGTGTGCCTATCTTGCTTCTATCTTTTCATTAAGAGAAACCCGTGATAAAGTGGACCTTTTACTGATGATAAGAAAGTCCAAGCAGACAATGATTTTTGTTGTGATTACAGGAATATTAGTGTTTGTGACTGCTTATATTTCAGATATTCCTCTTTTGATGTGGGTATTTTCCAAACCTTTGGGTATTATGGCTATTGCTTTTGCAACCATTGCCTTATTACTTATTTTAAGAGCTCTGAACCGTCAAAAACTACTTCCTGTACGTGCATTGGCAGGATTCCAGATGGTTATGATTTTAGTGGCCGCAACGTATCAGCATAATCCGAATATTATTTTATTAGGAAACGGACAACATCTTTCATTACTGGAACATATGGCTCCCGAAAAAACCATTGCAGCATTGGGCTGGGCTTTGATGTTGGGCTCCTTATTTATTCTTCCGTTTTTATTTTATCTGATGGCTTCTTTCAGTAAACTGAGAAAATAGATGAAATATGCAGAGCTATAAGGATAAAACAGAGCTCATTGAGGAACTCAAGAAAAGATATCTGCTGTATGATCAGGAATTTGATACTATAAAAGAAGAGGAAAAGGATCTTCTACTACCGGGAATTGACAAAACTCCATCACAAAATATTTCCTATCAATTGGGCTGGACACATCTGCTTTTACAATGGGAATCTGATGAAAGCAAAGGAATTGATGTAAAAACTCCTACGTCTGAGTATAAATGGAATAATCTGAAAGGACTATACCAATCTTTTTATGATCAGTATGACTCTTATAGTTTACAACAGCAGAGAGAACTGCTGCGAAATCAGGTTAATGAAATTATGAACTGGATAGAAAGCCTTGATGATGAAACATTATTCTCTCCCGGACAGAGAAAATGGGCTACAACTCCCGCTCAGTGGCCAGTTTGGAAATGGATTCATATTAATACTGTGGCTCCATTTAAAAACTTCAGAACACAACTTCGGAAATGGAAAAAAGAAAAAGGTACAGAATAGCTCTGTACCTTTTATATTTATATTTTCTGAGAAATCTTAAGCTAGTTTCATCAAAAGATTCTCGTCAATTTTCTCTACTTTCACAATATTGTTCTTTGTAAGAGTTTTGGAAGCTTTATCCCATTTTTTACCAGATAACTGGCTTCTTTCTTTTACTTCAGCTAAAGACATTGCTTCTTCCTGAGAGTTAAGAATTTCAAGGATAACCTTTTCATCTTCTCCCAGTTCAATCTGTGGAACCGCTTTTTCCGGTCTCATCTGAGGGAAGAATAATACTTCCTGGATAGACGCATTATTCGTCAAGAACATAATTAATCTGTCCATACCGATTCCTAACCCTGAAGTTGGCGGCATACCATATTCCAATGCTCTTAAGAAGTCCTGATCGATGAACATTGCTTCGTCATCTCCTCTTTCAGATAAAGTCATCTGTGCTTCAAAACGCTCTCTCTGATCGATAGGATCATTAAGCTCTGAATACGCATTGGCGATTTCTTTACCGCACACCATTAATTCAAAACGCTCTGTTAAGCCTTCTTTGCTTCTGTGTTTCTTTGTAAGCGGAGACATTTCGATCGGATAATCTGTAATGAAAGTTGGCTGAATGAAGTTTCCTTCACATTTTTCACCGAAGATCTCATCAATTAATTTTCCTTTACCCATCGTTTCATTCACCTCAATACCGATAGATTTGGCAAAATCATATAATTCTTTCTCCGTTTTTCCTGTGATATCAAACCCTGTATATTTCAGGATCGCTTCCGTCATGGAAACTCTTGGATAAGGAGCTTTCCAATTGATAGTGTGCTCACCGAAAGTAGATTCTGAATTTCCATTTACCTGAGTGGCACAGAATTCCAGTAATTTCTCAGTGAAATCCATCATCCAGTTGTAATCTTTGTACGCTACATAGATTTCCATAGCGGTAAACTCAGGATTATGCGTTCTGTCCATCCCTTCATTTCTGAAGTTTTTTGAGAACTCATATACTCCGTCAAAACCACCTACGATCAATCTTTTCAGATATAATTCGTTGGCAATTCTTAAATATAATGGAATATCCAACGCATTGTGATGCGTAATGAATGGTTTTGCTGCAGCACCACCAGGGATTGACTGTAAGATTGGAGTTTCCACTTCAAAATATCCTGCATCATTAAAGAATGTTCTCATGGCATTGAACAATTTTGTTCTTTTCACGAAAATTTCTTTAACCTGTGGATTTACCGTTAAATCTACATAACGCTGTCTGTATCTTAGTTCCGGATCTGTAAAGCCGTCGTGTACAACACCATTTTCGTCAGTTTTAGCCTGAGGAAGAGGACGTAAAGCCTTTGTAAGAAGTGTAAAGTTCTTTACTAAAACAGTCTTCTCTCCTACCTGAGTTGTAAATAATTCTCCTTCGATACCGATAATATCACCGATATCCAAAAGGTGTTTGTATACTTCATTATAGAGCTCTTTATCTTCACCCGGACAAATCTCGTCTCTGTTGAAGTAAACCTGAATTTTTCCTTTAGAATCCTGCAATTCTGCGAAAGAAGCCTTTCCCTGAATTCTGCGGGACATCAATCTACCAGCGATCTTTACCTGTTTACTTTCAGAAAAGTCCTGTTTTATAGATTCTGTAGTATCTGTAATGGTATACTCATCCGCAGGGAACGCATTAATCCCCATTTCAGTAAGCTTATTCAGCTTTTCTCTTCTAATGATTTCTTGTTCTGATAATTGCATTTCTTATTTTTCTAAAAGCGTACAAATTTAGGCATTTTTGAGTTGACCGTCAATTGATTTTTTCAGAAATTTCAAAATGTAAAGGGGAATGGTGTTGAGAGGCGGAAAACGAGGTGCTGAGATTCGCGATCCGGGGTGATGTCCATAGTGAATTTTGATGGAGAATCAAGATAATGATAACCTAATAAAACCAGCAACAAAAAAAAAGCAACCAGCAACCTTAAACTTTAAACAAACCACCTTCTCCTCTCCTTCTGAGGAATAAACGTCCACGCCAGCATTCTGCTAACCTTTTGTCCCTGAGCCATATCAATAGTTTTCACTTCTATTGCTTTTACTTTCTTTAGAAAATGAGTCAGCTTATTGAGATTGTCTTTTTTGGAAACCAGGCAGGTAAACCAAAGAACCTGTGATGAAAATAATGCACTTTCATTAATCATCTTAGTGATAAAAGCCAGTTCACCTCCTTCACACCAAAGTTCCGACTGTTGGCCGCCAAAATTAAGCAAAGGCTGTTGGGAGTTTGATATTTTAAGATTTTTTATTTTTCTGATATTCCCTTTCAATGCAGCTTCCTCAGAATCATGAAAAGGAGGATTGCACATAGTAAAAGTAAATCTGTCTTCAGGACCCATAATATTTTTAAAGATGTGCTCAGCATCGGGCTGCCTTTTCAACTGAATAACAGATGAAAGATCTGGATTTTGATCTAAAATATGCTGGGCATTGGTCAAAGAATTCTGATTGATATCTGTTCCCAGCATGGTCCAGCCATAAGATTTGTGACTGATTAAAGGATAAACAAGATTGGCTCCTGTTCCTATATCCAGGCCTTTTACAGAATTTCCTGCCGGAATTTCATCAAGCTGTTCGGCTAAAAGATCGGCAATATAATGTACATAATCTGCACGTCCGGGAATGGGCGGACAAAGATTGGTATCCGGAATATCCCAGCCTTTAATATGATAAAAATGTAAGAGTAAGGCTTTGTTGAGCAGTTTCACCGCTTTTGGAATGCTGAAATTGATGGTTACCGTCTGATAAGCATTAATGAAAACATAGTGTTTCAGTTCAGGCACACAAGAAATAAGCTGATCAAAATCATAGGGATTGCGATGCAGATTTCTTGTGTGCAGACTGGATTTTTCAGCAGACATATTTTATTTCTTCTGGCTTAAAATATATTCCACCATTTTTTTGGCATCTTCTTTAGATACCTGTGGATGGGCTGCCATAGGCACACTTCCCCATACCCCACTACCGCCTTCTATAATCTTGGAAGCCAGCAATTCGGTATCCTTTTCAGAATACTTTCCTGCAATTTCCTTATAAGAAGGTCCTATCATTCTCTCATTTACAGAGTGGCATCCTGAGCAATCCAAGGTTTCCATGATCTGATCACCAGAAAGATTAGATTTAGCCGGTTCTGAAACAGCTGTCTCAGAAGAAGGAGCCACTTCTGCTGTATTTTCTTTTTTAGAACAGGAAATGATCAAAAGACCGAGTGTTCCTGCCAAAAGTATTTTTTTCATTATTTCTTCGCTGTAGAATCTGTTTTAGCAGCTTCAGGAGCAGTTGTAGCAGGAGTTGCAGCAGCAGGAGCAGCTGTTTTAGCTGTAGAATCTACAACAGTAGTTGCTTCCGGTTCTTCAAGCATAGTGTTGCTATCCTGTAAAGAATGATCTGGCTTTTTTTTGCAGCTTGCTAATAATAAACCTCCGATAAATGCGATTGCTAATACTTTTTTCATTTTTTTCTAATTTGGAAGCAAAAATATAAAAAATAAAGTTTTAAACTTATGACAAATGTTTTCTTTGATAAATATTTTTTTAAGGTTTAATTGCAATCAGATCCATAAAAAAATAATTCAAACACTAGGGAAATTAAAAAACAGCTTGTTATTTTTGTATCACGGATGATCCGAACCAAAACAATCTATTAATTGAAAAGTTTATGACTAAAAAAAATCTATTGGGTATAGCTTTCTTTGCTGTACACTCTTCCCTGCTCCTTTCCTGTGATAATTCATCAAACGAGCCACAATCAGAATATTCTGATAAAATTGAATCAGTAACGCTTTTAAAAACGACAAAGTCCTGGGATGGAACTGTGTATCCTGCTTATCCTACAACACAGCCTGAAATATCAGTTCTGAAAATTGCTGTCCCTCCCAACAAAGCTCTGGACTGGCATAAGCATCCTGTCATTAATGCAGCTTATGTGGAAAAAGGAGAAATACAGATCGAAAGAAAAGAAGATGGCAAAACACAGTGGGTAAGGAAAGGCCAGGCGTTACCTGAAATGGTCAACATTGCCCACAGAGGAAAAACCGGAGATAAAGGAGCAACACTGATTGTTTTCTACAGCGGAACTCCTGACATTCCACTTTCCGAACCGGTACATTAGATATTTTTAACGTCCTGCCCGCTAGATCACCGAGTCAAAATCTTTGCGGGTATGATGTTGAATTTAATATAAATAGGCTATAATAAATAAACGTTGTCCCTTTTATATTTTTTTGATAAGTTTAATCAGATTTTATATTAAAAGATAATCCTGTTATGATTTTAATTTCAAAAATTCTGTTTTTCACCAGCCATCACGGTTTTTACACTGTGGCCCTGCTGTTTGTGTTCTTTGGACTTCTTTCTTATCTGACTAAAAAAGTGTGGTTTCTGATCCCTATTATTCCTCTGGCTATATTAAATGGGTTTGGGGGACAATTTATAAACGCATGGTTTTTAAACAAATACGGAGTAGAAAGTACCGCTATTATCACGTCTGATGTAGAAACCAATTCTACCCTAAATGAAATGTATATTCATGATTATGAAGCTATTGTAAAGAAACAGGACGGGAAATATATTTCAACATTTTTCTCTACTACAACTGCTTCTATCTATCCGATTGAAAATGCAATCAGAATCCCGCAAACAGAGGTTTCTTTTCCCGTAAAATACATTCCGGGCTATGAAAAAAACATAGTGATTCTCTATAACCAGTCTGATGAAGGACAGGCTAATCTTAAATATTCAAAATTGGCTCCTGTCAATTCTGCAAAAATCAAATATGAAGCAGACAGAACCAATAAGGAATTCATTGAAGAATATATCGCGGCATTGGAAGAGTATGTAAAACATTATGATGATGAGACTTACAAAGAAAAAATCAAAGAATTACAACTTGAGCTTAAGGAGCTTAAATAGGAGATTCTTATATTAAGTTTTTTTAATTTTTAGTTTTTTTTAGTTTTTGTATTAAAAAAATTTCTAAATTTGTCCCATGTTTAAAATGAGCAACAATATTTGGTGGTGGCTTTCAAACTCTTCGTCGGGTCTGAAGGTATTGTCATGTTGCTAATCATACAGCAGAAATAATCAAAAAACAATATATAGGCTTTGACGGATACCGTTGAAGCCTTTTTTTATTCTTTAATCTTACAAAAAAACAAAATGCATACTGACACCATTAAAATAAAAACTGTTTCGAAAAAAACACTGGGAGACCTTCATACTCCCATGAATATTTACCTTAAAATCAGGGATAAATTCCGTGATACCATTCTTCTGGAAAGCTCGGATTCAAAAAGTATAGATAATAACTTTTCCTTCATTGCAGTGAATGCCATTGCAGGAATTGAAGTGAAAAACCTCAACGAATATGAAATCAAGCTTCCTGCTTCTGCTCCTGTAAAGCAATTGATGATGGAACGCAATATCACAGATATTTTTGAAGAATTCCGGACAATTTTTATATGTGAAGAAACCAACGACCCGATAGAACAAACGGCTCAGAGTCTTTTTGGCTATACAAGCTTTGAAGCGGTACAGTTTTTCGAAAACATCAATCTTAAAGCACAAAGCAAGGAAGTTGAAATCCCTATTCTGAGATACAGATTATACCAATATGTGATTGCAATCAACCATTTCAATGATGAAATGTATATTATTGAAAACTCTGTTGATGGCGTAAAATCTGAGTTTCATCTGTTGGAAAACCTTATTAAAAACCAGAATACTCCGGTATATCCTTTTAAAAAAATAAGCGAGGAAACATCTAATATTACAAATGAAGATTATATTGAACTGGTAAAAACAGCCCAAAAGCACTGTATGCGCGGAGATGTCTTCCAGCTGGTTCTGAGCAGAAGATTTGAACAAAAATTCAAAGGTGATGAATTCAATGTATACCGTGCTTTAAGAAATATCAATCCTTCTCCTTACTTATTCTATTTTGATTACGGAAATTACAAATTATTCGGATCAAGTCCTGAAAGCCAGTTAATTATAAAAGACAATAAAGCCATTATTCACCCGATTGCCGGAACATCCAAAAGAACAGGAAACTTTGAAGCTGATCTTCAAGCTATTGAAGAATTAAAGGCTGATCCCAAAGAGAATGCAGAACATACCATGCTGGTTGACCTGGCAAGAAATGATCTGGGAAAGCTCGGAAAAAATGTAACGGTTACCAAACTTAAAGAAATCCAGCTGTTCTCTCATGTTATTCATATGGTAAGTGAAGTGACAGCGGATGTTTCCACTGATATCAATCCTCTTGAAATGGTATCTGCAACCTTTCCCCAGGGAACACTAAGCGGTGCACCGAAGCATAGAGCTCTCCAGCTGATCAACCAATATGAAAAAGATTCCCGCGGATATTATGGCGGCTGTATAGGAATGATCGGTTTGAATGGCACCTGCAACCAGGCTATTATGATCAGAACTTTCCTAAGTAAAAACAATACACTTTTTTACCAGGCGGGTGCCGGTATTGTGGCAAAATCAGTTCCGGAAAATGAACTGCAGGAAGTTAATAACAAGCTGAATGCTCTTAAAAAAGCAGTTGAAAAAGCAGAAAAAATAGTTGAAAAATAAAACAAGTCCCAACAACCAGCAACTAGCAACTAGCAACTAGCAACTAGTAACAACCTAACAAAAAAAAGAAATGAACAACAATATAAACACTCAGCAGCCACTTAAAGTTCTCGTTTTTGACAACTATGACAGCTTCACTTACAACCTCGTCCAGATTATCGAAAGAATTCTGAATCAAA of the Chryseobacterium viscerum genome contains:
- a CDS encoding DUF5684 domain-containing protein, whose protein sequence is MLTLLQTDPYNGTDAVSGAAAAGLGIGTMFISLLCYIFYGYCMYKIFQKAGRQDAWAAFIPIYNLIVLLEIVKKPIWWIILFCIPLVNIYACWVVYDRLAKGFSKETPLYTILILFLGFIFIPVLALGSDQYDSKLIPND
- the gyrB gene encoding DNA topoisomerase (ATP-hydrolyzing) subunit B produces the protein MSQKQYTASSIQALEGMEHVRMRPSMYIGDVGTRGLHHLVYEVVDNSIDEALAGYCDTIFVSIKEGNGIEVSDNGRGIPVDFHEKEQKSALEVVMTKIGAGGKFDKDSYKVSGGLHGVGVSCVNALSNEMVTTVYRDGNVYQQIYSKGKAQTQVEEIGHSEKRGTKQFFQPDDTIFTELIYNYDTLASRLRELSYLNKGITITLTDEREQLEDGSFRSEIFHSEGGLKEFVAYIDGSRESIMEHVIFMEGERDDIPVEVAMRYNTSFNENLHSYVNNINTHEGGTHLAGFRRALTRTLKKYADELGLPAKEKVEITGDDFREGLTAVISVKVMEPQFEGQTKTKLGNSEVSGAVDKIVGEMLTNFLEENPNEAKIIVQKVVLAAKARQAAKKAREMVQRKSPMGGSGLPGKLSDCSSKDPAESELFLVEGDSAGGTAKQGRDRHFQAILPLRGKILNVEKSMLHKVYDNEEIRNIYTALGVSVGTEEDSKALNMAKLRYHKIVIMTDADIDGSHISTLILTFFFRYMKELIENGYIYIAQPPLYLLKRGNKKVYAYNEKEREEFTLEMSPDGKGVEVQRYKGLGEMNPEQLWETTLNPEHRILKQVTIDNAVEADSVFSMLMGDEVPPRREFIEKNAKYAKIDA
- a CDS encoding cytochrome ubiquinol oxidase subunit I; the encoded protein is MDDFIAARAQMALSLGFHIIFSCVGMVMPFLMAFAHWKYLKTNNEVYKGLTKAWSKGVAILFATGAVSGTMLSFELGLLWPGFMKHAGPIFGMPFSLEGTAFFIEAIAIGFFLYGWERFNKWFHWFCGFLVGVSGLASGILVVAANSWMNSPTGFDYINGQYINIDPIKAMFNDAWFPQALHMTVAAFCATGFAVAGVHAFMIMRKRNIEFHTKAFRIAVGFALIGAFGAPLSGDIAAKSVAERQPIKLAAMEAHFETEKGASFIVGGIPDEEKEEVKYAVKIPKVLSFLVSNDFNAEVKGLKDFPRDEWPPVAVVHYAFQIMIFFGVVMIGIGIVYLYSFFFRKEWLSKHWLLKTFLIATPFGYIALEAGWTVTEVGRQPWIIYGVMRTIDAVTPMPGIQYSFYFFTAIFISLSLILVFLLKRQIQMVPKLYDPTDSQFNDKNKKS
- a CDS encoding cytochrome d ubiquinol oxidase subunit II; amino-acid sequence: MIYVVIGFLWLSICLYIILGGADFGAGIVELFTNKKARHKTHEIMYESIAPVWEANHMWLIIAIVILFVGFPEIYTTMSTYLHIPLVLMLVGIIARGTAFTFRHYDAVKDNWQVLYTQIFYYASLLTPFFLGLIAAATVSHSINPDAVSFVDLYIFSWLNWFGVSVGLFTVALCAYLASIFSLRETRDKVDLLLMIRKSKQTMIFVVITGILVFVTAYISDIPLLMWVFSKPLGIMAIAFATIALLLILRALNRQKLLPVRALAGFQMVMILVAATYQHNPNIILLGNGQHLSLLEHMAPEKTIAALGWALMLGSLFILPFLFYLMASFSKLRK
- a CDS encoding ClbS/DfsB family four-helix bundle protein; its protein translation is MQSYKDKTELIEELKKRYLLYDQEFDTIKEEEKDLLLPGIDKTPSQNISYQLGWTHLLLQWESDESKGIDVKTPTSEYKWNNLKGLYQSFYDQYDSYSLQQQRELLRNQVNEIMNWIESLDDETLFSPGQRKWATTPAQWPVWKWIHINTVAPFKNFRTQLRKWKKEKGTE
- the lysS gene encoding lysine--tRNA ligase, with protein sequence MQLSEQEIIRREKLNKLTEMGINAFPADEYTITDTTESIKQDFSESKQVKIAGRLMSRRIQGKASFAELQDSKGKIQVYFNRDEICPGEDKELYNEVYKHLLDIGDIIGIEGELFTTQVGEKTVLVKNFTLLTKALRPLPQAKTDENGVVHDGFTDPELRYRQRYVDLTVNPQVKEIFVKRTKLFNAMRTFFNDAGYFEVETPILQSIPGGAAAKPFITHHNALDIPLYLRIANELYLKRLIVGGFDGVYEFSKNFRNEGMDRTHNPEFTAMEIYVAYKDYNWMMDFTEKLLEFCATQVNGNSESTFGEHTINWKAPYPRVSMTEAILKYTGFDITGKTEKELYDFAKSIGIEVNETMGKGKLIDEIFGEKCEGNFIQPTFITDYPIEMSPLTKKHRSKEGLTERFELMVCGKEIANAYSELNDPIDQRERFEAQMTLSERGDDEAMFIDQDFLRALEYGMPPTSGLGIGMDRLIMFLTNNASIQEVLFFPQMRPEKAVPQIELGEDEKVILEILNSQEEAMSLAEVKERSQLSGKKWDKASKTLTKNNIVKVEKIDENLLMKLA
- the rlmF gene encoding 23S rRNA (adenine(1618)-N(6))-methyltransferase RlmF gives rise to the protein MSAEKSSLHTRNLHRNPYDFDQLISCVPELKHYVFINAYQTVTINFSIPKAVKLLNKALLLHFYHIKGWDIPDTNLCPPIPGRADYVHYIADLLAEQLDEIPAGNSVKGLDIGTGANLVYPLISHKSYGWTMLGTDINQNSLTNAQHILDQNPDLSSVIQLKRQPDAEHIFKNIMGPEDRFTFTMCNPPFHDSEEAALKGNIRKIKNLKISNSQQPLLNFGGQQSELWCEGGELAFITKMINESALFSSQVLWFTCLVSKKDNLNKLTHFLKKVKAIEVKTIDMAQGQKVSRMLAWTFIPQKERRRWFV
- a CDS encoding c-type cytochrome, translating into MKKILLAGTLGLLIISCSKKENTAEVAPSSETAVSEPAKSNLSGDQIMETLDCSGCHSVNERMIGPSYKEIAGKYSEKDTELLASKIIEGGSGVWGSVPMAAHPQVSKEDAKKMVEYILSQKK
- a CDS encoding cupin domain-containing protein — its product is MTKKNLLGIAFFAVHSSLLLSCDNSSNEPQSEYSDKIESVTLLKTTKSWDGTVYPAYPTTQPEISVLKIAVPPNKALDWHKHPVINAAYVEKGEIQIERKEDGKTQWVRKGQALPEMVNIAHRGKTGDKGATLIVFYSGTPDIPLSEPVH